From a single Rutidosis leptorrhynchoides isolate AG116_Rl617_1_P2 chromosome 5, CSIRO_AGI_Rlap_v1, whole genome shotgun sequence genomic region:
- the LOC139849027 gene encoding secreted RxLR effector protein 161-like has translation MENGYRRGVIDQNLFIKEKGDDIMLAPVYVDDIIFRSTDQKMVDEFQDIMQKRFKMSSLGAIIGSLMYLTASCPNIMFATCLCAHHQAQPNVNHMLPAKKIMRYLKGNPSLGLWYLRKDGFELIAYSDSDYGGCKRDFKSTSCGCQFLGSRLVSWQRKKQTAVTQSTCEAEYIVAASCTSQVVWIQQQLRDYG, from the exons ATGGAGAACGGCTATAGGAGAGGAGTCATCGATCAGAATCTGTTTATCAAAGAAAAGGGCGACGATATAATGTTAGCACCGGTGTATGTAGACGATATCATCTTTAGGTCTACAGATCAGAAAATGGTTGATGAGTTTCAAGATATAATGCAGAAACGATTCAAGATGAGTTCACTGGG AGCTATTATTGGTTCTTTGATGTATCTTACGGCATCATGCCCGAATATCATGTTCGCGACTTGTTTGTGCGCTCATCATCAAGCACAACCGAATGTGAATCATATGTTACCTGCAAAGAAGATCATGCGTTATCTTAAGGGGAATCCTAGTTTGGGCTTATGGTATTTAAGAAAGGATGGGTTTGAATTAATAGCAtacagtgattctgactatggaggCTGCAAAAGAGATTTCAAATCGACCTCTTGTGGTTGTCAGTTTCTAGGTAGCAGGTTGGTAAGTTGGCAGCGTAAGAAACAAACAGCCGTCACACAGTCaacatgtgaagctgaatatattgttGCTGCAAGTTGTACGTCTCAAGTTGTCTGGATTCAACAACAGCTGCGGGATTATGGTTga